A single genomic interval of Ictidomys tridecemlineatus isolate mIctTri1 unplaced genomic scaffold, mIctTri1.hap1 Scaffold_66, whole genome shotgun sequence harbors:
- the LOC144374355 gene encoding transport and Golgi organization protein 1 homolog: MLMYRGEAVEDFTGPDCRFVNFKKGDPVFVYYKLAEVSPELWAGSVGRMFGYFPKDFIKVVREYTKEELQIPTDEKDFVCFDVGGDDFDNYNVEELLGFLELYDSANEDSEKAIEKVGQFPEVSQDVEPEPKPVVANSQQIESAFSENTVDVEEQFLAQKNHPHADSQTDNAQGEQTSLELFEEILPDKLKVPESEKNKTSNISQVSNEQEKTDAYKLLKKEINPYLETKENKQEMSIIWKILKKTETIAKRVDISQVSNEQEKTDAYKLLKKEINPYLETKENKQEMSIIWKILKKTETTAKRVDMMDKEREMQPPHEDDFPKENTNRPNRNLHEEPNLLRHHFNMNHPEEPSLLNQPVTEDMGVSEVSQIPNTEKVDPELLITEGTPVDAADTENQLEIKVEEPADATLLDNILFLLYSFLLYLSKMLFTTLPDDTQPGPDFYGLPWKPVVFAVFFGIVSFVIFSWRTALVKDRVYQVNEQQISKKVNNFMKENEELMQKLSNYEQKMKESKKQVQETMKQNMILSDEATNYKDKMKLLEKAKELLDEGAKSLHVMLESEREQKAKNQDLIMENKKSIEKLKDVISVNTSELSELQILLTEAKLREEKVKLKCCQLQKENTMLKKEKEQLQQEVKDWSTSHAELSEQMKSFEKTQKDLQVALSQKDDTIHALTNHIKQLNRFQCESESEDQSRDESDELTNGELAGDRNEKIKDQIKQMMDVSQTKTTISVVEEDLKLLQLKLRASMSTKCNLEDQIKKLESDCNSLRSSKVGLEEECKTLRQKVEILNELYQQNEMALKKKVSQEEYERLEKEQRLSAADEKVVSAVQEVKNYKRRIEEMEEALQKTKHSFKNQIAMHEKKAHDNWLKARSAERAIAEEKREVANLRQKLLEMTQKIAVRQDEPGIVKPMLGRPDLQNPPQRDSGCGPAHMNSSSRSSSPAKVTNEGKVHMAMKGPPPFSGVPFMGPPMGRPPPPPIWYGPPLQLGGPFGPRPIPPPFGPGMRPPIGLGEYAPGVTPGKWDLPFDPRDFFPGPAPAPFRPLGSFGPREYFIPGAPLPPPTHGPQDYGPPPAAKDLMPSGFKDETPPNSQE, translated from the exons gttggccgtatgtttggatactttccaaaagatttcatcaaggtagttcgtgaatatactaaagaagagctacaaattccaacagat gagaaagattttgtttgttttgatgttggaggagatgattttgataattataacgtagaagaacttctaggatttttggaattgtatgattctgcaaatgaagattctgagaaagctatagaaaaagtgggacaatttcctgaagtctcccaggatgttgaacctgaacctaaaccagtagtagcaaactcacaacaaattgaaagtgcattctcagaaaacactgtggatgttgaggaacaatttttggctcagaagaaccatcctcatgcagatagtcaaacagataatgctcagggtgaacaaacttcacttgaactttttgaagaaatactaccagataaattgaaagtgccagaaagtgaaaaaaacaaaaccagcaacatttctcaggtctcaaacgaacaggagaagactgatgcttataaacttttgaaaaaagaaatcaatccttatctagaaaccaaagaaaacaaacaagaaatgagtataatttggaagattttaaagaaaactgaaaccatagccaaaagggtagacatttctcaggtctcaaacgaacaggagaagactgatgcttataaacttttgaaaaaagaaatcaatccttatctagaaaccaaagaaaacaaacaagaaatgagtataatttggaagattttaaagaaaactgaaaccacagccaaaagggtagacatgatggacaaggaacgag AGATGCAGCCACCCCATGAAGatgattttcctaaagagaacacaaatcgtcctaatagaaatcttcatgaagagccaaacctcctgcgtcatcattttaatatgaaccatcctgaagagcccagcctcttgaatcaacctgtgactgaggacatgggtgtttcagaagtgtctcagatcccaaatactgagaaagtagacccag agctacttataacagaaggtactcctgttgatgctgctgatacagaaaaccaactagagataaaggtcgaagagccagcagatgccacccttttggacaacatacttttcttgttatattcattcttgctttatttgtctaagatg ctgtttactacattgcctgatgatactcaacctgggcctgatttttatggactaccatggaagcctgtagtattcgctgttttctttgggattgtatcctttgtcattttctcttggagaactgcactt gtaaaagatagagtatatcaag tcaatgaacagcaaatttccaaaaaggtgaacaatttcatgaaagaaaatgaagaactaatgcagaaattgtcaaattatgaacagaag atgaaggaatcaaagaaacaggtccaagagaccatgaaacaaaatatgattctttctgatgaagcaactaattataag gataaaatgaagcttcttgaaaaagctaaagaacttctggatgagggagctaaaagtcttcatgttatgttagaatctgagagagaacagaaagctaagaatcaggacttg ataatggaaaataagaaatctatagagaagcttaaagatgtcatttcagtaaatacttctgaactttcagag cttcaaattctccttactgaagctaagcttcgtgaagagaaggtgaagttgaaatgctgtcagcttcagaaagaaaataccatgcttaagaaggagaaagagcag ttgcagcaggaagtaaaagactggagtacatcacacgctgagctcagtgaacaaatgaaatcatttgagaagacccagaaagatttacaagtagctcttagtcaaaaagatgatactattcat gctttgaCTAATCACATCAAACAGTTGAATCGGtttcaatgtgaatctgaatctgaggatcaaagtcgagatgagtcagatgaattaaccaatggagagttagcag gtgatcggaacgagaagatcaaagatcaaattaagcagatgatggatgtctctcaG acaaaaactacaatatcagtagttgaagaggatctaaaacttttacaacttaagctaagagcctcgatgtccacaaaatgtaatctagaag accaaataaagaaattagaaagtgactgcaattcactacggtcttctaaagttggactggaagaggaatgcaaaactcttaggcagaaagtggagattttaaatgaactctaccagcaaaatgagatggcactaaaaaa gaaagtgagccaagaagaatatgagagactagaaaaagagcagcggctgtcagctgcagatgaaaaggtggtttccgctgtacaggaagttaaaaattacaa gcggagaattgaagagatggaagaagcattacagaaaaccaagcactcgtttaaaaaccag attgctatgcatgagaagaaagctcatgataattgg ctcaaagctcgttctgcagaaagagctatagctgaagagaaaagggaagttgctaatttgagacagaa actattggaaatgacccaaaagattGCAGTGCGTCAAGATGAACCCgggattgtaaaacctatgctgggaagaccagatttacaaaatcctcctcagagag attcaggatgtggtccagctcacatgaacagcagctccagaagttcttctccagctaaggtgacgaatgagggcaag gttcatatggctatgaaagggccccctcctttctcaggggtacccttcatgggacccccgatgggacggcctccaccacctcccatttggtatggaccgccacttcagctcggtgggccttttgggcctcggccaattcctccaccatttg gtcctggtatgcgtccaccaataggcttaggagaatatgcaccaggtgttacacctggaaaatgggatttgccttttgaccctcgtgatttttttccaggacctgcaccagcaccatttagacctttaggctcatttggcccaagagagtacttcattcctggtgccccattaccacctccaactcatggtccccaagactatgggccaccacctgctgcaaaagacttaatgccttcaggctttaaagatgaaactccacctaattctcaagagtag